The Silene latifolia isolate original U9 population chromosome Y, ASM4854445v1, whole genome shotgun sequence sequence ATCACAAAGCAGGTTAATCAACAGATACAAATTGTTCCTAATTAATCAAAAAATTGTCACCATTTCAATTAGACTTCAGTCACCATATATACAGTCATGTCATATGCCATCATAAACCATCTAAGTGATAACAAATTTGGTCACATTTTACATTCAAAACAAACCTATCTACATAAACCACCTAAGTGATAACAAAGGTGGTTAATCAACAGACACAAATTTATCCTAAATTATTCAAAAAATTTATCCCAAATACTGTCCCATTTTATAATCaaaacacacaaaaatggtgaCAATTTATCAACCTATAAACTATTTATCAACAACACACCAAAAATGAGGTTGAATCACTTACTTTCCCACCACAAGCGAAGAGTCATCCCCCTTCCGCTTCTTGGATCCCTCACCAACTTCTGCCTTCCCCTTTACAATCTTCAGTGCCTTCGGCTTTAGCGGAAGATCTGTGCACAACATAGATCCATTTGTAAACACTTCAGAATTGTAACATACCAAAAAAAAATGGTCACATAAAATATGACATAGACCATTCACATCATTTACCAGAAAAAGGTTTTACCAGTTCAGATCTAGCACACGAAATGTGCACAACATAGATCCATTTGTAACCACTTTAGATTTGTAACATACACGAAAAAAAATGGTCACATAAAATATGTCATAGACCATTCACCTCATTTACTAGAAAAAGGTTTTACCTTTAGTGACCTCAGTTGGCTTTGACACCGTCTTCTTCTTCAGCGCGCTTTTCCCAACCGTTACTGCCATATTGACAGCGGCATTGACACGATCTTTTCATGGCGAAAGAAAATATTATTAGGATGCCAACAAATTACTGACAAATGTGAATACAAAATTATAAACCATAAACTTGccttcgtcatcatcatccgccTGTTCATCTTCATCAGCGTCTTCTTCGCCCGACTCCTCaatctcttcctcttcctccacaACCTTATCCTTCCCCTTACTATTACCAACGTTGAACGTCACCCTCTTCTTCGTCCCCTTTCTCTGACATGCAAGATCTCCATTCGCATCCTCGTTCACATCCTCTTCTGCCACAACCGCTTTACCTTTTCCCCGTACTTTTGCGGCCACGGCTTTCTTTCCTCTGCCTTCTGCCTGAACCTCATTCACTGAACCAAACAACAATAAAATGAACAAACAACATTAATGAACCCTAAGTAGGGGtgggcaccggtccaaaaccggaccggaccggaccggaaccggtttggaccggaaccggaatcgacaaaattcatggaccgggaccggaccggattacaaaaattccgACCGACCGATCGGAAaaattccggtccaagaccgaCCGACCGTTTGGACCGAATTACCCACTTTTTCAAATTCGGTCCAAAAATTCCGGTCCATTGACCGATCGGACCGTTGGACCGGATTGGaccggaataaaaatacaattttaagaaaaaaaatgcaaACAACAATAATTCCGGGCATTCCGGTCCAAACCGTCCGGACGGAAAATACGGTCCCGGACGGACCGGACCGAAACCGGAATCTTGgaaaatggtggaccggagaccggaccggaatttttaattccggttccggtccactagattccggtccggaccggtccatttttccggtccggaccggattatgcccacccctaaCCCTAAGTACACGATACATCCCAATAATTGAAACCAAAAACCCACTAAGTAGGAATAACAGAAAATATGATCCAAACCAGTTGAAATTGAAACCATTTCAAAAATATGAACGAACCCATACTATTTTAATAAATCAAAAAACATATCATTACCTTCTCCTGCATCATCCACCTTTGGACCTCTAGTAGTTTTCTTATTTGGCCCCCTTCTTGCTGCTTGTTTCGTTGGCATGATAatgattttggttgatttgtgGGTATTTTCGGTGGTTATGTAATGAGAATATGAAGAGAGAGGATGAAGAGAGAAGAAAGAAAGTTGGGACGATGAATGAAGAGGAGTAAATGtggaaataataatgaatatggTTGGTTTTCAAAATGAAAAAGTGGACAGTTTTTTTGCATTGGGAAGGATGCATTAATTAATAATTTCTCTCAAAATCTCTTTTCCTTCCCCATGCAAATTCCTGCCACAGCCTCACATCCTCTCACAACCCGTTTCCACTAAAACACTAGTATTCGCCCCGTCTCTTGCTTGTGACGaataacccgtcacaagcaagacttattgGGATTAGTATAATGAATGGCGTATATAAATGCAATCTGTCAAGGCGTCACTTCTCCGTTTCTCTGCAATGCTAAACCTTTTCACATAATTTTTCATGCCATCCTTATAAATTCATCTTATTTCTGTAACCTCTGATTCATaatttttgttttcgtttttacCCAACAATTGATGAAGACATTTCTTAAACGAGTTACTACGGAGAACataataaaatgaaacaaatTTGTGTATAGATGGTCAATAAACTCTTATGCATTGATAATTTTCCTGTCCAGGTAGAGTTGAGAATGATGCTACCTTGGGCTCTGCGGCATGCAATAATGTCATACAATCGACTCCCAACACGTTTATGCCTTTTAATCAAGGACGAAATCGATTTGATCAGATAAAAAATGTAAATCAAGTTCACAATATACGTCAGACATTAATTTCGAAGCAACCTGTAACCTATCCTCATTAACTACCATAGCAAAATTTGCCATAACCcaaataatttctcacatgttaAGACGGAGAGAGGTGTCAAATCAACCCTTGTAAGCCAATCCAAGAGAAACCGCCCGAGAACGATGATCAAAATCAATGTGATCACTACTTATAGGCCGATTGACATCAAGTGCTTTCTCGACCATCAAGTCCATCACTCCTTCAATCTCTCGAAAAAGTAGAGGTATCCCATGTCCTTTGGCGGATTGAGGGAAGCTCCGACTTTTTCGTCGTTGTAGAGCACCCACTTTCCATCTTTATAGATGTGAGCAACGTAATGCCCACAGTGAGTTGAAGTTCCCATGTGACTGACAAATCCAAGGAGTTTGTATCCTGCATTAAAATACAAAGCACTCTGTTCAAGTGTCTTGTAATAGAAGTATAGAACGGCATAATAGGCATTCAGTCGGGCTCTAAAGGAAGCAGAATTCACTAGCATCAGGAAGCTCAGATAATATGGAGCTCAAATAGTGAAAAATAAAAGTACACACACACAGTACTCGTCCATTCCTTTTTTTTTAATGATAGATTATATGTTTACTAATCAATGATGAAGCAACAAAGGATTACGGCCACTACGCGACCATTACAGCATACAAGGATACCCAATCCTGATGTATATATGTAACTGGGACACCTTAACAACATCAGAAACTTTAGCCCACAAAGAAGCTACAGAAACCACTCTAGATGTTTATTAAACCAATGATGAAGCAATTGGAAGGATTACGGCCACTACGCAACTATTACAACTTACCAGGATGCCCAGTCCTGATGTATAAACGTAATTGGGAAACCCTTAACAGCATCGGAAACTTTAGCCCACTAAGAAGTTACAGAAACCACTTTTCCCCTAATATAATCGCAAGAATTTCTCTTGTCTAATGTCTAATCTCTAATACCTATAAATATTGGATGATTACGCTCAAGCCAAACACACCAAATACCACCAAGCTACAAATATCACACTACTGCATCAAATCGGCAACTGTGTAAAAAATGTATACGAAAATTATTATTACTGATGGGAAAAACAAATGAAGAGCGAGAAACTAACTTCCAGTGCCATCAGGTAGCTCAGAGTCAGCTGCAGCTGCTGCAGTACTACTGCTAGATGTGTCCATGTCAGAGGTCGATGACGCGTTTGGATTGCTAAATATCCAGTCAGTTGCTTTCTCAATATCTCCACCCTGAATTATATTTTACAGTTAGTGAGTCAATAGAGCATAAATGTTACGAAGTATTACGATGGAACAGTATTCACAAGTGCCAAGCCAATACATACAGTGGCCATGAGAGCCTTCCGAGCAAGTTCTTCTTGGAAACCAAATGTAACCAATGTGTCAACTTTTGATTGGTCAACTGAAGTGGGAGGGCTTTGATACTTTTCTATAGGAGCATTTATATCTGTTAAGGAGTAAAGAATTAGAGCAGGGAATCAAGTTT is a genomic window containing:
- the LOC141633301 gene encoding uncharacterized protein LOC141633301, whose translation is MPTKQAARRGPNKKTTRGPKVDDAGEVNEVQAEGRGKKAVAAKVRGKGKAVVAEEDVNEDANGDLACQRKGTKKRVTFNVGNSKGKDKVVEEEEEIEESGEEDADEDEQADDDDEGKFMVYNFVFTFVSNLLAS